CTACGAGTATCGGGAGGTCTACTTTGATACCACGGCACAAGCGGAATGTAGCTGGGAACTTTTCCAGAAGTATTCCGCTTTCGACCAAACGGCCTGGCGTTATTCAGGGACAGGGAGGCAAACAGGAATACACAGCAGCAAGTCATAGTTACGACTTGGTCTGATTTTAGTATAAGGAATTACCATATCTGTGACTAGATTTAAAGGAATATACTTTCACAAAATGTTTCGAAGCAATTAGGGACTGTAGAATGATGGAACCCTGAGATATTCTATCTTCAGTCAGAACACAACCGTCTGGGAGGTTTAGTGGGGTACAGGACTGTGGTCATGAGCACAACTGTGAACCGTCCCCTCACAACTATGACAGATTCAACTTCGGCTTTTGACAATAAACAACTAATACAGGTGCATCACAGGTTGCAACCTAGAAAAACCTTCCAAAATAATCTCATACGACACAGATGACTTTCGGAGTGACTAAGTACTATGCAGAGATggaactatacaaaaggagaaTCGTTTTTCATACCAGAAATTGGAAAATTACTGTCATACCATTGAAAACAGATAACCTGAATTGGCAGAATTCACGACACGTTACATAAATTACAAGAGGTTGCATAGTGGGTTGTGGTGGAAGGTTGGAAAGGTAGGCTGGGGTCAAGTGGTTGTATCTCTGACAGGAAGTGCCAACGCAGTTATGGCACGGTGTCATCGTCCCTCGTTGAAAATGTGTCACCTGGTCCAGCCTGCTACTTCTCTGTTAGAGACAGCTGCAGtatcctctccagctcctcctcctcctccttcctcctcctctgctcctccatctgGGCGCGGGCAGACAGCTCCATGGCCAGACGCAGCTCCGCGTCACGGCTGGAGGCTGAGCTGGACCCGGACGGACTCCCGTCTCCCAGGTCCACTGGCGCCCCCTCTGGGATGCTTCTGGAACGACAGCAGgatttttgtttcgtttttgtgTGCAAAAATCATACTCAAAAGCGTCAAAATGGCCGTCTTAGCATTGTTGGATGTTGCGTACCTGTCGCTTGAGCTGCTTGGCAGTAGTTCAGCAAAGTCCCCGTTGGCGTTGTCCCAGTTCAGCTCCTAGGACAAGACCAACACGGAAACATCAGACAGGGACGTGGATCTGAGAACACAACCAGACCCGATGTCGAGCGGTGTGGTCAAGGGCGTAGATTTGTGTTGAACATTAATGTTGAAGTAACATAACACAACATTAATAATATTGAAACATCGTCGGTGTATTGGGGGAAGGGGGTTATCCAACCACCATCCCCCCACAACCTAAGCCTTTGGGCAGGGGTGGGCAATCCTGCCCTTGGGTGTGGCTGTGCCGTGGAGGGTGGAGCAGACCTGGGCTGGGCTTCCGCTGGTGTCCAGCAGGCTCTGGTGGATGGCGTACTGAAGCAGCTCCTCGTCGTTGTTGGATACCGGAGCGTGCCGGCTCCCGCCTCGAAGACGGTAGTTAGGCGGGACCACGAACACCGACGGGCACACCTGGAACGGGGGAGGCGctgcggaggggggaggggctgaaggGAGGAGGTCAACGGTAGCAAAACAAGCTACTTTAGCATCAGAATATTCATTTTAACCTTTAATTACGATAACACAGTCAGTCAGCTGGACGCTTTTTTCCAAAGAGACGTTGAGGTTTTACAACCATGAAACCTCAACgttcttatgtgtgtgtgatgtcatgtgggtgttttcttgtgtgtgtgtgatgtcatgtggtgttttcttatgtgtgtgtgatgtcatgtgtATGTTTTCATCTCTTACCGGCAACCTCGCCGTCCTCCGAGGGAAAGGGCGTGGTCGCTGAGGGCGGAGTCTCTACCGACTCTGCTGTGCTGCACTTGTTGACGCTACCGAAGGTAATCCGTGCGTTCAGCACGTGGAACAAGGGGATTTCTGCAAGAGGCAACCACACGCATGTTTCATCACGTCACTACAAGAAGTTTCAGGGTATGCAGATTTGAGAGTTCAGGTTGAAATCCAATTTTACGTAAATATTTCACATAATGTCTACACTATAAATTGTACAGTGTTTGTGATATGATTACTATAATTTTGAGGAATACACAATAACTCATGCAATAACTGGAAAGACAAAAGTGAAAAAGTGTCGAGTCACTCGACCTATTTTCACGGGGAACCCAGGAGGGAACTTGAGGGTGACGAAGTCTCTCAGGCGTGCAAAGTGAGTGCTAGTCCGAGCCATGAGGTCGATAATGGGGGTGACCTGCTCCACCAGCGACAGGGGGTGGTCCTCGCTCATCCACAACGTCCCCTTGAACCTgcacggaggggaggggggacagagaataACATCAACCACAGCGGCTGATTCACCAAGCAgctgcttttgtccaaagccacAGCCATACAGTACAGGTGTGGAGGGGGCTGAACTGGTGACCTGTCCATTTGTAGGGCAAATTTTCTACCCCTGAGCTGTACCAACACCTCACATCATCTACATTAGTTGTCttccaccctggtcctcagggcccactgtcctgcattttctagatgtttccctgctccaacacacctggttcaaatgaatAGGTCGGTTATCAGGTTTCTGCAGAAGGCTGTTAATGACCATCTAGAaccagcagggaaacatctagaacattgaggacagtgggccctgagaaCCAGGACTGACGACCACCACTCAACATAATCTCCCAGCCTAGGCCTATTCATCCATGCTTTCTCACAAAGTGAACAGATCTCTCTTCCTGGTGAAGTGGAGGAAGTTCTCACTTCTGAGTTCGGATGGTGAGTTCTATCGGACGCCCGATGTCTCGGTCTTCCAGGTCGAAGTCCGGGTCAAAGTACTCCTCAGGAGTGATGGCAGTGGGGTTTGTGGCCGTCGCAAACTCCAGGGTGAGGTCCTGTCAACACAACACAGTCTGATAGAGGAACTCCAGGGTGAGGTCCTGTCAACACAACACAGTCTGATAGAGGAACTCCAGGGTGAGGTCCTGTCAACACAACACAGTCTGATAGAGGAACTCCAGGGTGAGGTCCTGTCAACACAACACAGTCTGATAGAGGAACTCCGAGGGCCCGTTCCATGAAGCCAGTTTACCAAATAAGCCAGGGATAGGAAACTGGCTTTGTGGAACAGGCTCCAGGAGCCACCTTCGCAGCACCGACAGTAAACGGACTGTGTTTATCTATTTAAAAGGGGGTTTGACTGTGAGTGTATGAGGGTTTAACGCTGGCTTGTCCTGTGACTCTTACCCCTTGAGCGTTGATTTGCTGTTCTACAGTCCCCAGCAGTGACTCCAGAACATTCCTCTCACCTAGAAGTGAAAAGGCTCATTACACATCGTCAATGCCCTGCTAGTGTCATAAATGCCAAACATAACAACATTCCAACACCCTGTCTCAGACAACTGTTTGTTATACACAGCAGTGGgcctcaaccctggtcctcagggcccactgtcctgcatgttttagatgtttagggaaacatctaaaacatgtaggacagtgggccctgaagaccagggttgaagaccactgacACACAGGAAGCCAGAACGACACGGATAAATCCCGTACTTTTGATCCTCGCTTTCTCCTCGTCTGTGAGGTGTTCAGTCCTGGTCCTGATCACCACGTTAACGTTGTTCACAGCAAAAACCTGCAAGGatcacatgacatcacacaggatCAGGTGACATCACACAGGATCAGGTGACATCACACAGGATCACACACAGCTTAGAGAGCAGACAACTGGAAATCAGAACACGTGTGTGAGGGTCCTAATTGACAATCGTCTGTCATGTACCTTAGCTTCGAATCCATTGAcaacatcagttttgtcagtcCTCCAACCCCAAATCCCAGACTTATTCCTGatgtgataaaaaaattattatatgattatattttttatatttgagCAAAACAACAATGGACGATGGCAGTTGAGGTTTACAATCGGGCCTTGCCTCTCAAATGCAATAAGCGTAGTGTCTAGGAAGGTGTTGACAACTGGAGTGGTCAGTCTTTTGGCCACTTCCTGTTCGGCGGGCTGCATGGAGTCCATGGTCACATCCTCCATCTCCCGCGAGATGTCGAAGCGCTCCGTGTCCACCACCTCCTCGTCATGGTTCACCTCCATCAACTCTGTACACGTGTCTGCCACAGGGAACaaccacagacaaacagagagagagagaaaaaaagacacagagagagcgagagagagacaaatcaGGTTGTGGGCAATGATGGGAAGTCCCTTGCTCAGTTATGCCACCGCGTCTTTCagacatgaaacacacacacagagacatgcacacacacacagagaccaagaTGTGTGAAGCTCCCGGCTGGCCAGGCCAGGTGAACGTACCGTCTCCTCTGAAGATGTAGCTGCGGCGTCCTCTGATCCAGGTCATGTTCTCGAAGCCCAGCAGGGTGGCATCCACACGCAGGCTGGCTCCGCTCTTCCAGATGCGGCACACGTCACTGGGACACACCCGCGACACCAGAGGAACTGAACCACAATTACAGTTACACACATTTTATTTgggtttatttatttgtttatactGGCACCAGCTGTCATGTATTGGCGGGGCAAAATGTTCTGGACAGAAGGACTTAACCAATAATGActttttctttatttaattTAGTCTAATATGATCAAACTTACTCCAACTTGTGAACTCCCATTTCATTTCCATGTAGAAATCTGGAGACTGAAGGTGAGAAAAAGGAATATGTGAGACCACAACTTTCATTTCTTAAGCAATCAGCGTGCTAGTGTGATTACTGAGAATACTGTAGGCAGGAGGGAAAGGTGGAACAAGTCGGGGCACAGAGAAAGGGGAAACAGGCAagggggggaaggtgggggggacACTGGCAAGGGcaacagaggaaggagagagcacACCTCTCGGATCTTGCTCAGCAACTCTGGAACTCCTCCCAAGGCGGTGGAGGCTTTGAGGTAGTCTCGACGCTGCAGCACCAGCTGAACCATCTCTGGGTCTCCAGTACTGACTGCTTCCTGTAGCACTAAACAAACAGAAGTGGATGAgagatagctagctagagagTTTACATAAGCCCTGACAATGATGTCAACTGTTTCCACCAGCACAAACTATAAACACCCCTTGTGTGACCAGACAAAAAGGTATTGTATGAACAGCTAGAGTTGAAACTGTCTCGctaaggcagggagagagaacccACAGAGGCAGACATTCATCTGGAAGTTTCTTACTGTTGATAGATCAATCGATGTATCTATATATCAATAACAGTGAGTTATGCTGAATGACAAGCCTACTATAAACAAATGAGACCACAAGGCATCCTGGCTGAGTTCCAGGATGCTGTAATAGCCTGTTAAGAGCCAGACTAACCTGTCCAGTTATTGGCATTCTCTTTGGTAACTTCTGCACCATGTCGCAGAAGCACTCTCACCGACTCCAGGTGGCCTAACGACACGGCCAGGTGGAGCGCCGTTCTCCCTCGGGGGTCCACTGCCTCGATATCATGCTGAGGAAAGGAAGAAACGGCAATGTTCCCAGTATCGCAAGGTTGAGCCTTAAAAACAAGAACGACAAGTGTCGTGATTGAATTTATAATAGAATGTTTAAAGTTTCTAAGCTGCATGAAATCACTGGAAATCTTAGCGATGTCATGGTTATGTACTGTGGCCATTCCAGCTGATGTCAAATTCAAATTTAAATGACGTTGTTGGCATGGCTCTTGTAAATAATGGCACTGTAAGCAGAGAAGGGGCTGTTTATTATGTAGctattagttagcttggctggcTAAACTGTTACAGTACAGAACTAGTGCTAGCTACTAACAAGAGACGGTGCGGTAGCCGTAGACGATATCAAAAATACACACCGACACTGACATTTCATTAGTAGTTAGTCTGAGTATTTCCCTAtataacgctagctagctagaagcTGGTGGGGTGTCAGTGCGTCGTCAAAAAGTAgactagctagccagctagcataCCAGGCAAACTAAAGCTGGGCTATGGtgtaagaaaaagaagaaaacaagaACCTCGGCTTCAGCTCTGCAGTAAGATATTACATTGAAATTGTCACAAACCTGAAATAACTGGCTCTCCAATATCCTGTAATCATTTCCCCAGACCGAGAAATGCAGCGGAAACTTAACCCTGAAATCTTCGTTGGCCTCTGACAGCATCTTCCTTCTCGTCGAACTTATCAAATGAGAAAACTAGCTCACATGAATGGCCATGTGAAAGCAGTACTAAACCCTATTATTAATCATGTGTGATATTAATTCATTTTATGTACACGGTTTTATGCCTTAAGTTGAGTCGTGATTGCTAACTTTTCACAAATGAAACTTTTGCAAAATAAGGAAGTGCCAAGTTGAGTCTATTGTTGTGGGGGTGTTAGGAAGTAAATAATTTCCTATTTTTTTGCATTTTGGTTATTACTTTAAATCAGTAGAGGTCTTACTTTGCAGTAAATACAAATGTTGCTATTACATTTGATAAAATACATTTCTGATATCAATATTGTCACTAATAATACATCCCTCCATAAAAAGTGGGTCATTCCAAAACAAAGGCGAAACCAATCAACGCGGAGAGGCAAAGCGGTTCTGCGAACCATTGGgtgcattcgacttcatgcagcgccggcgtcgcctgcaaccccctgcagcccggctgaattgaagcagccaatggcattctcagcttcaaggcagcctgctgcagccggctgtcggcgccaccggtgctgcatgaagtcgaacacacctattaaCATTGGGAACCGTATATGGAAGAAAATCAGTGATactgttttgaattttaaaaggttttGAATATGTTCGTTTTGACTTaacctctttaaaattgaatTTTTTGGAATTGGAATtgatttaaatgtaaaacaaaaatcATATACATAAATTCAAGGTTTGGAAATTGAGGTTTCTCAAAAGATGGAGCctaaaaaatgtaatttcacATTTCCCACCTCACTTCTCTGAGAAGGGTCAAACTGCAGACCTcactcctcaggcccctctcatcCAGGTGTAGCTGCAGATCAGTCATACAATCACAGCCTGGGGTCTGAAGGAGAGAGGTCCGGTCTGAGGCAAGCAGTACCTTGGCCTCCCGGATGTTGCAATCTGatgtttttacattgaaatacattttctaaTCATCATCATAAACATTTTGCCGTTTTAAAATATAAGTGTGCTTGTTCTATGGATGGTTTAATGTTTCACGCACTAGTCAAATTCCATTTTATATGgaacaacgttttttttttaatgattccTGTCGGATAGGTTTGTGTGAGTACCGTTGCTATAGGCAGCATCATCAACGCAATTTTTAAGGCTTGTCTAAAAACTATGTGAcatcagctagctagcctagctagctgggAAAATGTTATACTTTTCTGAAAAACAGCAGTAAGCTGCGAGAAGTGGAGTAGGCTACTCGACAGTAAAAGCCAGTTAGTGCTAACGTTAGCAGAAGGCTAACCATAACCATGCAAGACTGTTTTGCAGGCTGCTATTATTAGGAGTGTAGGCATCAGCATTTTTCACGATTTGGGACGTCAGGATCGGATCGGATCAGGTTTCGTAGCTGGCTCTTTATTTGGTAGCAGCTATGCATCTGACAGTAATCGTGATTTGAACTTTCCAGGAAGGCATTGAAAGGATAACATCAGCAACTCAGCACCTACGCAAGACCATGCCCCGCCCCTGCCAAAGATGAGCTAaaaagggacaaagagagacttGTAATTGTAAGATGTCGGAACGATATCCTTTGGCCGAGAAAGCTCTATCCGAGGGTTATGCCCGGCTGAGGTTTAGAGACACATCGCTGCTCATctggcaacaacaacagctggaACTGGAACAGGCACCGCCAGCAAACTACCTCAGTCGGAGTCAGAGTACATGGTACAGTCAATACGGGAACCAAGCCGTCGTAGTACGGGATAAAAACACCCTTGATGCCGCTGAGACCAGCGGCCGTTCCAggatttgtctaattatgtgacAGCTGTCACAAGAGACGTACTGAAAATGTCCTTGGTGGTAAATGACTGTGTCAGTATGTGTATCTGGTCATGGGGGGTAAGCCTGGTTTGAGGCATGCATTACAGTGTTACATATTTCTTGCCTTCATGTCAGAACACGTCCGCGGTACATTCATTGCAGTGTAATATTTTTGTATGTTATAtatacaatttattttgtaaataGTCATGTTTTTACGTGTTTATATTTTGAATGTTTCAAGCTATCGTTTCAAACGAAGATGTGCTACTAGGGCATACCTCCATGGACCCATTAGCGACCCAAAAATGATTATACAATCTGGCTTCAGCACACTTGCGGGACATGAAAGAATGCAGAGGAGAAAATCTACACGGGCCGTGAAATAACCACTTTAACGAACTATTACAACGTACAGTACTACACATCAGTCAAACTTTCTGAAGATCCATCCAGGATAACAGGATCTAATCCTCATGTCACACAGGAGTGCTGAAACAGGGTTGACTACCACACGGTCAATAAAACTTTATTCGAAAAGGCAAAAAACTCATTTATACAAGTTTGTTTTGAAGCACAGGCTCTGCTGGCTTCCTTAGAGCCAGTCCAGTCATGGAGCATCACAGGCCTGGACTACAACAAGCTACTGGGCAACCAGACGATGTTGTGGTGATCAAGTCTCTGTAGGGCACGGTCACAAGGCATCAGAGGTGTTCTACAGAGAACCACACATCCACAGGTTACGTTTATGTAGTTTATTTATGAAAACAAAGGAACTCAGAAAATAAGGGATCCCATAGAAGTAATTACATCAGTTCATTCAGCTTTGCTTGTCTGTTCTCCCCCAGGTGGCCTGGAGGTTAGGATGATGATTCCTCCAGGGCTGTTGTCTGCACGAGATACCATACAGTGCTCAAAGAATATCTGAGAAAAGTTATCAGTCGGAGTGCATGCAAATACATAAAATCATTTAATTAAAATATAAAATCAACTATAAATTGACCATGAAACTAAAAACAAAAATGAGTGAATATGATGAAAAGACTTCTACTCATATCCCCTTTCATCAGTCAGCTAATCCAGCTGATGCTGTCTGTGTTGTGGGTCACCAGGCGTTGGGAAGTCCCCTCCTCTGGCCGTAGGACTGACGGGAGACAGTCACACTTATCACGTCAGATAAAACAGAGCCACGTCTGTCATCAGTCACCACAGCTGTATAACACAAGGTATCAAACAAACAACCTGAATACATGATTTGGAATTTGGAAGGAAGACCAGAGAGCAAATCACAACATAGTTCACTAGCTTGATTTACAAAAGGTCTCGCTATGCTCAAATAGAAAACAAAAAGATGGGTGACATTTACTTTGAACAGACTGTCATGTGTCCTGTGTTCAGTAAACTAATTAAGttgtttttatgtgtttttCACACAAATACTACAGAGAACCAGGCTACAGTTAGTGTTTGTTACACCAGAATAGGAAAAAATGAAACATTTCAATAGAACCGCTGTctgataaacaaacaaacaaaccattgTATTACATTCAGAAATGACTGGTGGCAGTAATGGCAGGTGCCAGGTTGTGGCACTGCCCCACcactggcagagagaggagtgaaagaGACAGGAGCTAGAGAAACAGCGAATAAAGTAGGAGGAAAACCctaggggaaaaaagaaaaacccaGTCTTAACTGCTCTGCAGAACAAATTCTAAATCGACTAACTGGACATATCACTCGAggagctgattagtggagaatCAGAGGTGGACTCGTAGGTTTGTCTGTCAGGGCAGTTCAACCCCAATAATTAGTCTGGTCTGCCCTGTGTACTGGGGTCAGGGAGTGGGGAgtatcaaaacaaacactggtACAAAATATGAGACACGTAAAAGACATCAACACAATCCGTGAAGAAATATGAAGAAGTAGTGTTGGGTTAACTGACGTCCTGACCTCTGGCCTCTGACGCTCTGCAAATAGACGGCAAGCCTGGGGGCTGCAggtaggtcagaggtcagagagacCCTGGGGGTGACCCTGGAGGTGACCCTGGGGGTGACCCTGGAGGTGGACAGGATTGAGACGTGTACCATGCTTCTCCAGATGtcacttaaaaaaacaaaaaaaacaaatgtcattctGAATCCACGGAACGTTTCAATGACATCATCGTTAATCCTGTTACGACTGAAGTAACCACAAATATGCTGTAACCGTGGCGATACTGTTTCCGAGTTGATCGGTAGCTGTGGTCCAGAGCCGCCGGTGTTTACGGCGCTGGCTAGAACCCTCTGACCGTGGATGCTTCTGGAATGTTGCTGAGGTGAGGGAGCggcggggcagggggggcgCAGTAGTCTGCCAGGGAAAGGGACCTATCGTAGCCACGGAAACAAGTCTTTAGTGTTGTCGTCCAGGATTCCCCTCTGGGGATAACGACAACGAGCCTCCCAGACAGCAGCCGTGGTCAACCGGGATAAACAAGAGGAAGTGACACGTTGCTCTTCCTGTCCGTAGAGGAAGTGACACATTGCTCTTTCTGTCCGTAGAGGAAGTGACACGTTGCTCTTTCTGTCCGTAGAAGAAATGACACGTTGCTCTTCCTGTTTGTAGAGGAAATGACACGTTGTTCTTCCTGTCTGTGGAGGAAGAGACACGTTGCTCTTCCTGTCTGTAGAGGAAGTGACACTTTGCTTTTCCTGTCCGTAGAGGAAGTCACACGTTGCTCTTCCTGTCTGTAGAGGAAGTGACACGTTGTTTTTCCTGTCCGTAGAGGAAGTGACacgttcttctttctctctgtagaggaaggtgggggtggtggtggtaccAGGCGGTGCCCTTGTAGGGCAGCACAACACAGAGAGACTAGGGACAGTCAGATACTGCAGTCTCACTCTGTTCCTACTGGCCGTACGACTCTACAGGCCTCTACgtacaacacagggtcaggttCCTCAGACCACGCCTGCTGGTCCTCAGAGAGAAGGTCCTCCAAGGAGATTAGCACTAGTAGCTAGAAAAGGGTTAAATGAGCGAGAGGGCCTCACATATGTACAGTCTGGCTTCAGGATGAAACTCTTCCGAATGGCCttcgggtggtgtgtgtgtgtgttcagtctgagTCACAACTAGAGGTGGATACATGTCTGTATGTTCAGTCCCGGGTCATTACTGGAGATGGATTCACACGTTTGTGTTTTATGTGTCTACGTGTTTGTACGCATGTCCTTACTGGAGACAGAtctattgtgtgtatgtgtgtttagtcCGAGTCACTACAGAAGCTGGAtccacgtgtgtgcgtgcatgtatgtgtgtatatgtgagtgtatacgtgtgtgtgtgttcagtgtgtgtgttcagtctgagTCACTGCTGGAGCTAGAGCCGCTGGAGCTACTGCTGCCAGACTcagaggagctgctgctgccacTCAGACgggaggccccgccccctgcagCCGCGCCCGCCGCCTTCTCTGTAGGGGAGAGACACGGGTCAtcaacacacatatatacacacacacggacacagatGTGATGCAGATacggacgcacgcacacaaataaacatatacacacatgtgGACatgtactgacacacacacacagagtttccAGTAAAGTCAGTTTCatagagtgaaggagagggggacaacCAAAGCGTCAGAGTCCCAGATGACAGAGCAGAGaacccagagaggagaggagagggaaggcaggtgtgtgtgctccacaGCTCTCTGGTCAGGGCATGGAGAACTCAAACAGCACCCTGGGCCCAGGACACGTGTTTGAGGTGTTTAAAGTACGGGCACAGAAACCTAGACTGGAGACCTGATCAACGT
This is a stretch of genomic DNA from Hypomesus transpacificus isolate Combined female unplaced genomic scaffold, fHypTra1 scaffold_42, whole genome shotgun sequence. It encodes these proteins:
- the LOC124464797 gene encoding putative uncharacterized protein BRD3OS, which translates into the protein MSERYPLAEKALSEGYARLRFRDTSLLIWQQQQLELEQAPPANYLSRSQSTWYSQYGNQAVVVRDKNTLDAAETSGRSRICLIM
- the ankrd13a gene encoding ankyrin repeat domain-containing protein 13A isoform X2, producing MLSEANEDFRVKFPLHFSVWGNDYRILESQLFQHDIEAVDPRGRTALHLAVSLGHLESVRVLLRHGAEVTKENANNWTVLQEAVSTGDPEMVQLVLQRRDYLKASTALGGVPELLSKIRESPDFYMEMKWEFTSWIPLVSRVCPSDVCRIWKSGASLRVDATLLGFENMTWIRGRRSYIFRGDDTCTELMEVNHDEEVVDTERFDISREMEDVTMDSMQPAEQEVAKRLTTPVVNTFLDTTLIAFERNKSGIWGWRTDKTDVVNGFEAKVFAVNNVNVVIRTRTEHLTDEEKARIKSERNVLESLLGTVEQQINAQGDLTLEFATATNPTAITPEEYFDPDFDLEDRDIGRPIELTIRTQKFKGTLWMSEDHPLSLVEQVTPIIDLMARTSTHFARLRDFVTLKFPPGFPVKIEIPLFHVLNARITFGSVNKCSTAESVETPPSATTPFPSEDGEVAAPPPSAAPPPFQVCPSVFVVPPNYRLRGGSRHAPVSNNDEELLQYAIHQSLLDTSGSPAQELNWDNANGDFAELLPSSSSDRSIPEGAPVDLGDGSPSGSSSASSRDAELRLAMELSARAQMEEQRRRKEEEEELERILQLSLTEK
- the ankrd13a gene encoding ankyrin repeat domain-containing protein 13A isoform X1, which translates into the protein MLSEANEDFRVKFPLHFSVWGNDYRILESQLFQAQPCDTGNIAVSSFPQHDIEAVDPRGRTALHLAVSLGHLESVRVLLRHGAEVTKENANNWTVLQEAVSTGDPEMVQLVLQRRDYLKASTALGGVPELLSKIRESPDFYMEMKWEFTSWIPLVSRVCPSDVCRIWKSGASLRVDATLLGFENMTWIRGRRSYIFRGDDTCTELMEVNHDEEVVDTERFDISREMEDVTMDSMQPAEQEVAKRLTTPVVNTFLDTTLIAFERNKSGIWGWRTDKTDVVNGFEAKVFAVNNVNVVIRTRTEHLTDEEKARIKSERNVLESLLGTVEQQINAQGDLTLEFATATNPTAITPEEYFDPDFDLEDRDIGRPIELTIRTQKFKGTLWMSEDHPLSLVEQVTPIIDLMARTSTHFARLRDFVTLKFPPGFPVKIEIPLFHVLNARITFGSVNKCSTAESVETPPSATTPFPSEDGEVAAPPPSAAPPPFQVCPSVFVVPPNYRLRGGSRHAPVSNNDEELLQYAIHQSLLDTSGSPAQELNWDNANGDFAELLPSSSSDRSIPEGAPVDLGDGSPSGSSSASSRDAELRLAMELSARAQMEEQRRRKEEEEELERILQLSLTEK